The following coding sequences are from one Bacillus sp. PK3_68 window:
- a CDS encoding DUF3231 family protein: MKSNHNQMRLTSTEMGKLWVTYTGNTMAKCVLSYFLQHIDDKDIKKVVKKALNLCETLIENIKDIFIQENFPVPIGFTDEDVNLGAPRLFADEFYLHYLKYAGKAGMSIYSIAIPIMARKDIRDFYIKTLNSTINLITEVNDTLMAKGHYTMPPQIPTPDKIDFVEKQSFLKGFLGDVRSLHALEISHLYDNIENNVTSKGLLIGFSQVAKAERVKNFLLRGKEITNNQIEECSQQLHKNNLPSPPLLDDLVGTSTFSPFSDKLMVGHKIDMFSMKIRSYANAMSLNGRRDLGAMYARFLMKIGVYVEDGANIMIDHGWMEQPPKATDRKELANNKD; this comes from the coding sequence ATGAAAAGCAATCATAATCAAATGAGATTAACATCTACTGAAATGGGAAAACTTTGGGTAACTTATACAGGGAATACGATGGCCAAATGTGTTCTTAGTTACTTTCTTCAGCATATCGATGATAAAGATATCAAAAAAGTCGTAAAAAAAGCCCTAAATCTATGTGAGACGCTTATAGAAAATATTAAAGATATATTTATCCAAGAAAATTTTCCTGTGCCAATTGGGTTTACGGATGAAGATGTGAACTTAGGTGCTCCAAGGTTATTTGCAGATGAATTTTATCTTCATTACTTAAAGTATGCGGGTAAAGCAGGAATGAGTATTTATTCAATAGCCATACCTATAATGGCGAGAAAAGACATAAGGGATTTCTATATTAAAACGCTTAACTCTACAATAAATTTAATAACTGAGGTTAACGATACATTAATGGCAAAGGGACATTATACAATGCCTCCACAAATTCCAACACCAGACAAAATTGATTTTGTAGAAAAACAAAGTTTTTTAAAGGGCTTTTTGGGAGATGTTCGATCTCTTCACGCATTAGAAATTTCACATCTCTATGATAATATTGAAAATAATGTAACAAGTAAGGGATTGTTAATTGGTTTTAGTCAAGTGGCCAAAGCTGAGAGAGTAAAAAATTTTCTTTTAAGAGGAAAGGAAATTACAAATAACCAAATAGAAGAATGTTCACAGCAACTGCATAAAAATAACTTGCCATCTCCTCCGTTACTAGACGACCTAGTAGGTACTTCGACCTTTTCTCCTTTTTCGGATAAATTAATGGTAGGGCATAAAATAGATATGTTTTCCATGAAAATTAGGTCTTACGCCAATGCTATGTCACTTAATGGAAGACGTGATCTTGGGGCAATGTATGCTCGATTTCTAATGAAGATTGGGGTATATGTAGAAGATGGTGCTAATATTATGATTGATCATGGATGGATGGAACAGCCACCAAAAGCAACTGATCGTAAAGAACTTGCGAATAATAAGGATTAA
- a CDS encoding LamG-like jellyroll fold domain-containing protein, with the protein MNSKSNMFKKVVVGTSLTLAMSLSVTSADTPFNVLSNSSMSSVAFANEGTVLDINFNNNVVDSSSSAITPQIKGNPGYVQGRIDQAIKFTSKGQYVDLGNRDDLRFGEATDFSVAFWIKSDNIEGDPAIISNKSWNSGSNTGWNLSLNSSKQLDWNFKTSGSARKDYHMENVADNQWHHIVATHDREGSACFYKDGSLVHSIDISGMKGTLDTSYTTKIGQDGTGNYDSTLTAAVDDLKIYRNVLSESEVRAMYDSAPPLQPTPVESISLDQTELNLKAGAPMPLTATVSPSDATVKDVEWISSDETVAKIEMINDRPTIIAVKAGEATITAKTVDGGKTATANVHISNSIDVSGDGLLTEDDLKLIQKNKNSREGDKRWKHAQIADINDDKKVDHLDVKMMKDKLAPYKKDFLYKRVVFIGIDGAGNGVKDPQANARNIQKLMSEGAGTYEAKAMMPTISGHNWGSMLHGVVPSKHGLNNENTGNPYPEKNPYPSYMKLLKQERPMLNQASFTTWSPINKGIIEDSSGAYKVNGGNDNNTTQKTVDYIKAEGKNSRNIFVHLDEVDGAGHNHGYGSLKWYEALQKADQQVGKIVRAIEEEGLMKDTLIIITTDHGGKGYGHGGSSPEEQTIFWTAKGKSIKPGTVLSDVENIDTAAVIAHALRLDIPENWDSQLPPAVFQNKR; encoded by the coding sequence ATGAACTCTAAATCTAACATGTTTAAAAAAGTAGTAGTGGGAACTTCATTAACTTTGGCGATGTCACTTTCTGTAACAAGTGCAGATACCCCATTTAATGTTTTATCCAACAGCAGTATGTCATCCGTTGCATTTGCTAATGAAGGAACAGTTCTTGACATTAATTTTAACAACAATGTAGTCGATAGCTCCTCAAGTGCTATAACTCCTCAAATCAAAGGCAATCCAGGGTATGTTCAAGGACGAATTGATCAAGCAATTAAATTTACATCAAAAGGACAATATGTAGACTTGGGCAATCGTGACGATTTACGTTTTGGGGAGGCCACAGATTTTTCTGTTGCCTTCTGGATCAAATCAGACAATATTGAAGGAGACCCTGCTATTATTTCAAATAAGAGTTGGAATTCTGGAAGCAACACAGGTTGGAATTTATCATTGAACAGCTCAAAACAACTTGATTGGAACTTCAAGACATCCGGAAGCGCACGAAAAGATTATCATATGGAAAATGTAGCTGATAATCAATGGCATCACATTGTTGCTACGCATGATCGTGAGGGAAGTGCCTGCTTTTATAAAGATGGTAGCTTAGTCCATTCTATCGATATTTCTGGAATGAAAGGAACTCTTGATACCTCCTATACGACGAAAATCGGACAAGATGGCACAGGTAATTATGATTCTACTCTTACTGCCGCAGTGGATGATCTTAAAATCTATCGAAATGTTTTGAGCGAATCGGAAGTCCGTGCCATGTATGATAGTGCACCTCCACTTCAACCGACACCAGTAGAATCAATTTCTTTGGATCAAACTGAACTCAATCTGAAGGCAGGAGCACCGATGCCACTGACAGCAACGGTTTCTCCATCAGATGCAACGGTAAAGGATGTGGAATGGATTTCTAGTGATGAAACAGTAGCGAAAATCGAAATGATTAACGACCGTCCTACAATCATTGCAGTGAAAGCGGGCGAAGCAACGATTACGGCCAAAACAGTGGATGGAGGCAAAACAGCTACAGCTAACGTACATATATCCAACTCCATTGACGTGTCGGGAGATGGGTTGTTAACGGAAGATGATCTAAAACTCATCCAGAAAAACAAAAATAGTCGCGAAGGTGACAAACGTTGGAAACATGCGCAGATAGCGGATATTAACGATGATAAAAAAGTGGATCACTTAGATGTGAAAATGATGAAAGATAAACTGGCTCCTTACAAGAAAGATTTTCTTTATAAGCGAGTAGTATTCATTGGTATCGATGGAGCAGGAAACGGGGTAAAAGACCCACAAGCAAACGCAAGAAATATACAGAAGCTAATGAGTGAAGGCGCTGGAACATATGAAGCAAAAGCAATGATGCCCACGATTAGTGGGCATAACTGGGGATCCATGCTCCATGGGGTTGTACCTTCAAAACATGGTTTGAACAATGAAAATACAGGTAATCCTTACCCTGAAAAAAATCCTTATCCATCTTATATGAAATTGCTGAAACAAGAGCGTCCTATGCTTAATCAAGCTTCCTTTACTACATGGTCACCGATCAACAAAGGAATTATTGAAGATTCTTCAGGTGCTTATAAAGTAAATGGTGGGAACGATAATAATACGACACAAAAAACGGTGGACTATATCAAAGCAGAAGGTAAAAACAGTCGCAATATTTTTGTTCATTTGGATGAAGTGGATGGTGCAGGTCATAACCATGGCTATGGCAGCCTGAAATGGTATGAGGCATTACAAAAAGCGGATCAGCAAGTTGGAAAAATTGTCCGAGCTATAGAAGAAGAAGGACTGATGAAGGATACTCTAATTATCATCACAACGGATCATGGTGGGAAAGGTTATGGTCATGGTGGTTCCTCCCCAGAAGAACAGACCATTTTCTGGACTGCTAAAGGAAAGTCTATTAAGCCTGGCACCGTATTGTCTGATGTAGAAAATATAGATACTGCTGCCGTCATTGCTCATGCGCTACGACTAGATATCCCTGAGAATTGGGATTCACAACTCCCTCCAGCAGTATTTCAAAACAAAAGATAA
- a CDS encoding DUF418 domain-containing protein, producing the protein MNPSITQKERIISLDIIRGFALFGILLINVGAFKILTDDTVIPDYNGMNGIVAVLTDILVEKKFFSIFSFLFGVGFYIFASRAESRGDKPRWRFARRLFALLLIGIIHFLFFWGSILVPYAVIGFLLIPFYRAKVSTISKWLGGLITVHILSLLLVVFAPNMGMFSKIFTFLGNDAITIFIMFLSGFLAAKANWIRKISDLSIQIRWLQIVTFPLFIGFSIWIWFASQGNDQHIQEIIALGTIPTTYLYLSSMFVILENKRMAKLLQPIAKVGQMAFTNYWAQSFIGLAIISIMDLEVVSPINIVIISIIIFTIQIIYSVIWFKFFKMGPLEKVWRFMTYGRNTAAMRK; encoded by the coding sequence ATGAATCCATCCATTACACAAAAGGAAAGAATCATTTCCTTAGATATTATCCGTGGTTTTGCTTTATTTGGGATTTTGTTAATTAATGTAGGGGCCTTTAAAATCCTTACTGATGACACGGTGATTCCAGATTATAACGGTATGAACGGAATCGTTGCTGTATTAACCGATATTCTTGTAGAGAAAAAATTCTTTTCCATTTTTTCTTTTCTATTTGGTGTGGGGTTTTATATTTTTGCCTCGCGTGCTGAAAGTCGTGGGGATAAGCCACGCTGGCGCTTTGCCAGACGTTTATTCGCTCTGTTGTTAATCGGTATTATTCATTTTTTATTTTTTTGGGGTTCTATTCTAGTACCCTATGCCGTTATCGGCTTCCTTCTGATCCCTTTTTATCGGGCAAAGGTGTCAACAATTAGCAAGTGGCTTGGCGGATTGATTACAGTGCACATCTTATCGCTATTATTGGTGGTCTTTGCTCCAAACATGGGGATGTTCTCAAAGATTTTTACCTTTCTTGGGAATGATGCGATTACTATTTTCATTATGTTTTTATCTGGATTTTTAGCAGCTAAAGCGAATTGGATTAGAAAAATAAGTGATTTGTCCATTCAGATAAGATGGCTCCAAATCGTTACCTTTCCATTGTTTATCGGTTTCTCTATTTGGATCTGGTTCGCCTCACAAGGTAACGATCAACATATTCAAGAAATCATTGCTTTAGGTACAATACCGACAACCTATTTATACTTATCGAGCATGTTTGTCATCCTAGAAAATAAACGCATGGCAAAACTTCTGCAGCCGATTGCCAAGGTTGGTCAGATGGCGTTTACAAATTATTGGGCACAAAGCTTTATCGGGCTGGCCATCATTTCAATCATGGATCTTGAAGTGGTTTCGCCGATAAACATTGTCATTATTTCCATCATTATTTTTACGATTCAAATCATTTATAGCGTCATTTGGTTTAAATTCTTTAAGATGGGGCCATTAGAAAAAGTATGGCGATTTATGACATATGGCAGGAATACAGCAGCCATGAGGAAGTAA
- a CDS encoding DUF2812 domain-containing protein, whose translation MRQTKYITSGGLAFSEDKDMEKLRRFSLKGWHVSDFKFMGYTLEKGESSDYIYSVDYRSLKEDEEEEYFDFFSSCGWSHIASEGDIHLFRAHPGTKPIYSDRDTSVEKYENLISSMKLLAIPLVLITVLTWVGAMISSGTLESVLRVIAIVFTVFAIPTAWTVTATYNNKWKAKEKKDSFIYRKRYLSFFS comes from the coding sequence ATGAGACAAACAAAGTATATTACGTCAGGTGGATTAGCTTTTTCTGAAGATAAGGACATGGAAAAATTGCGCCGATTTTCTTTGAAGGGATGGCATGTCAGTGACTTTAAGTTTATGGGGTATACGCTTGAAAAAGGAGAAAGCTCAGATTATATCTACAGTGTAGATTATCGTTCATTAAAAGAGGATGAAGAAGAGGAATACTTTGACTTTTTTTCATCCTGTGGATGGTCGCATATTGCCTCAGAAGGAGATATTCATTTATTTCGAGCACATCCTGGTACAAAGCCGATTTATAGTGACCGTGATACATCGGTTGAAAAGTATGAAAATTTAATTAGTTCCATGAAGCTCCTAGCAATTCCGTTAGTTTTAATAACAGTACTCACATGGGTTGGAGCGATGATAAGCTCTGGCACCTTAGAATCAGTACTTCGTGTAATAGCTATTGTTTTCACTGTGTTTGCCATTCCGACAGCGTGGACTGTAACTGCAACCTACAACAACAAATGGAAGGCAAAAGAAAAAAAGGACTCGTTCATCTATCGAAAACGATACCTATCCTTCTTTTCTTAG
- a CDS encoding PadR family transcriptional regulator, producing MNKSEQLTDSMFYIMAALTKPRHGYAIMSLIEETTKGAITIGPASMYTIIKKLLKQEWICLYDGSDSRRKTYLLTEKGRDVLEEDVKLRKQMIQLAEAGLKEVEE from the coding sequence TTGAATAAATCGGAGCAATTAACAGACTCAATGTTTTACATTATGGCTGCTTTAACGAAACCAAGGCACGGTTATGCAATTATGAGCTTAATTGAAGAAACAACAAAAGGTGCCATTACGATAGGTCCTGCTTCAATGTACACGATTATTAAAAAGTTATTAAAACAAGAGTGGATTTGTTTGTATGATGGTTCGGATTCAAGGCGTAAAACCTATCTGCTTACTGAAAAGGGCAGAGACGTATTAGAAGAAGATGTGAAGCTAAGAAAACAGATGATTCAATTAGCGGAAGCTGGGTTGAAGGAGGTTGAAGAATGA
- a CDS encoding GrpB family protein — protein MNIKVVGYNQNWNNEYKKEELSIKTFLQKELLNSFHIGSTSVPGLKAKPIIDILLVVKDISKLDTYSEQIESIGYEVMGEFGIEGRRYFRKGRDNRTHHIHAFQYDNVQEIERHLSFRDYLRQHPEISKEYGELKSKLAEKYPTDIDGYCDGKDNFVKK, from the coding sequence ATGAATATAAAAGTTGTAGGTTATAATCAAAATTGGAACAATGAGTATAAAAAAGAAGAACTGTCTATTAAGACTTTTCTTCAAAAAGAACTGTTGAATAGTTTCCATATTGGCAGTACATCCGTTCCAGGTCTAAAAGCAAAACCTATCATCGATATTCTACTTGTCGTCAAAGACATCAGTAAATTAGATACTTACTCTGAACAAATTGAAAGCATTGGCTATGAAGTCATGGGTGAGTTCGGAATAGAAGGAAGAAGATACTTTCGTAAAGGCAGGGATAATCGGACTCATCACATTCATGCTTTTCAGTATGACAATGTACAAGAAATTGAAAGACACCTGTCGTTTAGAGATTATCTTCGCCAACATCCAGAAATAAGTAAAGAATATGGAGAATTAAAAAGTAAATTAGCTGAAAAATATCCCACTGACATTGATGGCTATTGTGATGGTAAAGACAATTTTGTCAAAAAATAG
- a CDS encoding putative RNA methyltransferase, with translation MLQENKRIKSAKYVSHFEGIFACPICNSSMKVMEFKSLVCSNHHTFDFAKQGYVNLMTHSVNTKYSKGLFEARRKLITEGAFYKPLIHEIAKMIDEHADKTEEILSILDTGCGEGSHLADICDIVRSGFFKSVAGVGIDISKEGIMAASKRYSNKIWAVADLANTPFKNKQFDVILNILSPSNYAEFNRLLTSGGLLIKIVPQSGYLKELREHLFHHSEKQNYSNSETVKRFNERFQFVESSRLSYTINLNKFSLEWLVHMTPLTWSITEERVESFFNEDSTQITVDVDILIGKHAI, from the coding sequence TTGTTACAGGAGAATAAAAGAATAAAGAGTGCGAAATATGTGAGCCATTTTGAAGGCATTTTTGCTTGCCCAATTTGTAATTCATCTATGAAGGTTATGGAGTTTAAAAGTTTAGTTTGCTCAAATCATCATACGTTCGATTTTGCCAAGCAAGGATATGTAAACTTGATGACTCACTCAGTAAATACCAAGTATAGCAAAGGTCTTTTTGAAGCACGAAGAAAACTTATTACCGAAGGTGCATTTTATAAACCGCTCATCCATGAAATTGCAAAAATGATAGATGAACACGCTGATAAGACAGAAGAAATACTATCTATACTTGATACAGGCTGTGGCGAGGGTTCACATCTTGCTGATATTTGCGATATTGTTAGGTCTGGCTTTTTCAAAAGCGTAGCAGGAGTAGGCATAGATATTTCTAAAGAAGGCATCATGGCAGCTTCTAAGCGCTACTCTAATAAGATTTGGGCTGTGGCTGACCTTGCTAACACACCATTTAAAAACAAACAGTTCGATGTTATTCTGAATATCTTATCTCCGTCAAATTATGCCGAATTTAATAGATTGTTGACATCAGGTGGCTTACTAATTAAGATTGTGCCTCAAAGCGGTTACTTAAAAGAGTTAAGAGAACATCTTTTTCATCATTCTGAGAAACAAAATTACTCTAATTCAGAGACTGTAAAGAGATTTAATGAGAGGTTTCAATTTGTAGAAAGTTCAAGATTGAGCTATACCATAAACCTTAATAAATTCTCACTTGAATGGTTGGTTCACATGACTCCGCTAACTTGGTCAATAACAGAAGAGCGGGTAGAATCTTTTTTTAATGAGGATTCCACTCAAATAACTGTTGATGTGGACATATTAATCGGTAAACATGCCATATAG
- a CDS encoding DUF418 domain-containing protein has translation MSSKRVKSIDSLRGFSLLGILLANLLIFQYGMIGKDHVTGLSWIDKGAYYITKVLIESSFMPIFTLLFGYSLIKLIESIRNKGRKSRWVIVRRAIGLILLGLLHATYLWEGDILLFYGLTMFFLLIFINRKAKTLMIWSGVFFTLSTALMYGPLNDLTEKEQTKYDAYVEQEHKVYENGSYLEVYDFRNNAIPPYYDDPIELLFVLLLSPFVYAPLFLAGMAFAKMNVFENIRAEQKLYKYGSYLVPLAIVCKIMGQFTSNWEGILGNAGGQLLALGYVFLFMRVLTSGKFAKFIYAFEQVGKLSLTNYLVQSVICTTIFYGYGFGMFGKMGVFAAMIMGIIIYALQCVISIQYFKKWKRGPVEMLLRMWTNFSLSGRLKEKKGMVQRGEAS, from the coding sequence ATGTCATCAAAGCGTGTGAAGAGCATTGATAGTTTACGTGGATTTAGTTTATTAGGTATTTTGCTAGCAAACCTGCTGATTTTTCAATACGGCATGATAGGGAAAGATCATGTGACTGGTTTGTCCTGGATTGATAAAGGTGCCTATTATATAACAAAAGTTTTAATCGAAAGCTCGTTTATGCCCATTTTTACTTTACTGTTCGGTTATTCATTAATTAAGCTTATCGAATCGATACGAAACAAAGGGCGCAAAAGCCGATGGGTAATCGTAAGACGGGCCATCGGTTTAATATTGCTAGGACTTTTACATGCTACTTATTTATGGGAAGGGGATATTTTATTATTCTACGGTCTGACGATGTTTTTCCTACTCATTTTTATTAATAGAAAGGCCAAAACATTAATGATTTGGAGCGGTGTGTTTTTCACTTTGAGCACAGCCCTTATGTATGGGCCGCTAAACGATTTAACGGAGAAAGAGCAAACCAAATACGATGCTTACGTGGAACAGGAACACAAGGTTTATGAAAACGGCAGTTATTTAGAAGTTTATGATTTTCGTAATAACGCTATTCCACCGTATTATGATGATCCAATCGAACTGCTATTTGTTCTCTTGCTTTCGCCATTTGTCTATGCGCCGCTGTTTTTAGCAGGAATGGCTTTTGCCAAAATGAATGTATTTGAAAATATACGGGCGGAACAAAAACTATACAAATATGGATCATATCTTGTGCCACTCGCTATCGTATGCAAAATAATGGGCCAATTTACTAGTAACTGGGAAGGGATTTTAGGAAATGCTGGCGGGCAACTGTTAGCATTAGGATATGTGTTTTTATTTATGCGTGTATTAACAAGCGGCAAATTTGCTAAGTTCATATATGCATTTGAGCAGGTAGGAAAGCTTTCATTGACCAATTATTTAGTACAGAGCGTTATTTGTACGACCATTTTTTATGGCTATGGATTCGGGATGTTCGGAAAAATGGGCGTATTCGCTGCAATGATCATGGGGATCATAATTTACGCCCTTCAATGTGTGATAAGCATTCAATATTTTAAAAAATGGAAGCGTGGCCCGGTCGAAATGCTCCTGCGTATGTGGACAAATTTCTCATTGAGCGGACGCCTGAAGGAAAAGAAAGGGATGGTTCAAAGAGGAGAAGCCTCATGA
- a CDS encoding response regulator transcription factor, which translates to MPEAKIAVLEDETAIAQMIEIILKKEGFTNIEHFKTIQTIQDTLQTNTYDFYLLDIMLPDGSGLEVAEEIRRVSDAPIFFLTAKTSDADKLIGFMSGADDYITKPFNPLELVARIKVQLMRYMKQKETDRAGTNTIYTCDFFTFDRSAAELTVNGQTEMISGRLYHLLKYLCENEGLVLSKEQIYERVWGDTFYDDNTIMVHIRKLREKIEKNPGKPQCIVTVRGIGYKLQGEIIK; encoded by the coding sequence ATGCCAGAAGCAAAAATTGCGGTGCTAGAAGATGAAACCGCCATTGCCCAAATGATTGAAATTATACTTAAAAAAGAGGGATTTACAAATATTGAGCATTTCAAAACCATACAAACTATTCAAGACACGCTTCAAACAAATACATATGATTTTTATTTACTCGATATTATGCTACCAGATGGGAGCGGACTAGAAGTAGCTGAGGAAATTCGGCGCGTGAGTGATGCACCGATATTTTTCTTAACAGCAAAAACAAGTGATGCAGATAAGCTAATTGGCTTTATGAGCGGGGCAGATGATTATATTACAAAGCCATTTAACCCTCTAGAGCTAGTTGCACGAATTAAAGTTCAGCTGATGAGATATATGAAGCAAAAAGAGACTGATAGGGCTGGAACAAATACTATCTATACATGCGATTTCTTTACATTTGACAGATCTGCTGCCGAATTAACGGTAAATGGACAGACTGAGATGATCAGCGGTCGACTGTATCATTTGTTGAAATATTTATGCGAAAATGAGGGACTCGTGTTATCGAAAGAACAAATTTATGAACGGGTGTGGGGCGATACATTTTATGATGACAATACCATTATGGTTCATATTCGAAAACTACGAGAAAAAATTGAAAAAAACCCCGGGAAGCCTCAATGCATTGTTACTGTCCGTGGCATTGGATATAAGCTTCAAGGTGAGATAATAAAATGA
- a CDS encoding HAMP domain-containing sensor histidine kinase — protein sequence MKLKPSSKLTLKFSGYFVVFYLLFVMSIFFSFGLFIYFIYDKVGDNVHMKTTYEFEGIVENEQLPKSLEKAAEENLGQFYLLDQELTILDYTGDVCQICDLTNEQLLNLELQGMQKWVADGYTFLFIADLPADEILQKLLAIWQPSKPLTAEAKAILKEAGAMVDVYDKKWQRTLTWGASKKALTRADLLDENYDIFELKELTQSKQVGDYTVAVRLDNPSYKPFYGPFNKAMILLVSVFIGGHILLIIGVLLFSLSISRQFIRPIVYIMSRIERLAQFKYEPLKDKIIYHKKTGKMKRKYRLFEPVDTSLNHLSERLAYNERQLQHTEQLREEWITGLSHDLKTPLSSIYGYSTMLASEDYHWSKEEIQQFAKTMQEKASYMDALIKDLTYTYQLKNNAVHLNKERILLSDWLEQFQDARIDIKVEHGCDVYADKLALKRIMDNLLSNAIKYTPEDQAIQLSATCTNRSTAITISDKGPGIPQAKLDNLFTRYYRETNTTDAAEGTGLGLAITKQLIDLHGGQLMCNPTLTERLSPFSCRINQMNNF from the coding sequence ATGAAATTAAAGCCTTCAAGCAAACTGACTTTAAAATTTAGCGGCTATTTTGTTGTGTTTTATTTACTGTTTGTTATGAGCATTTTTTTTAGCTTTGGTCTTTTTATCTACTTTATATACGATAAAGTCGGCGACAATGTGCATATGAAAACAACCTATGAATTTGAAGGGATTGTTGAGAATGAGCAGCTTCCTAAATCATTAGAAAAAGCGGCTGAAGAAAACTTAGGGCAATTTTATTTATTGGATCAAGAGCTCACAATTTTGGATTACACAGGTGACGTATGTCAAATTTGCGATCTTACAAATGAACAATTATTGAATTTAGAGCTGCAGGGCATGCAAAAATGGGTAGCAGACGGCTATACATTTTTATTTATTGCAGATTTGCCGGCGGATGAAATACTGCAAAAATTACTAGCAATATGGCAGCCATCAAAACCGTTAACTGCAGAAGCAAAAGCGATTTTAAAAGAGGCAGGTGCGATGGTGGATGTTTATGATAAAAAGTGGCAGAGAACTTTAACGTGGGGTGCTTCTAAAAAAGCATTAACAAGAGCTGACTTGCTTGACGAAAATTATGATATTTTCGAATTAAAAGAGCTAACGCAAAGTAAGCAGGTTGGGGACTATACTGTAGCAGTGCGGCTTGATAATCCATCTTATAAACCTTTTTATGGTCCATTTAACAAAGCCATGATTTTATTAGTGAGCGTTTTTATTGGCGGGCATATTTTGTTAATTATTGGTGTTCTTTTGTTTTCTTTAAGCATTTCTCGGCAATTCATCCGGCCGATTGTGTATATTATGTCCCGTATTGAGAGACTCGCACAATTTAAATACGAGCCTTTAAAGGATAAAATTATTTATCATAAGAAAACTGGAAAAATGAAAAGGAAATACCGCTTGTTTGAGCCGGTAGATACATCATTGAATCATTTATCAGAGCGGCTTGCCTATAACGAAAGACAGCTTCAACATACAGAACAATTAAGAGAAGAATGGATTACAGGACTTTCACACGATTTAAAAACACCGCTTAGCTCTATTTACGGCTATTCGACTATGCTTGCTTCAGAAGATTACCATTGGTCCAAAGAAGAAATCCAGCAATTCGCCAAGACGATGCAAGAAAAAGCGAGCTATATGGACGCATTGATTAAAGACTTAACCTATACGTATCAGCTAAAAAATAATGCGGTCCATTTAAACAAAGAACGAATTTTATTATCCGATTGGCTCGAACAGTTTCAGGATGCGCGTATTGACATAAAGGTAGAGCATGGCTGTGATGTTTATGCCGATAAATTAGCGTTAAAGCGAATCATGGATAATCTGCTTTCCAATGCCATAAAATACACGCCTGAAGATCAAGCAATTCAGTTAAGTGCGACTTGTACAAACCGTAGTACAGCAATAACGATTTCCGACAAAGGGCCAGGTATTCCGCAGGCGAAACTCGACAATTTGTTTACAAGATACTACAGGGAAACCAATACGACCGACGCCGCAGAAGGAACAGGTTTAGGGCTTGCCATCACAAAACAATTAATTGATTTGCATGGGGGACAATTGATGTGCAATCCAACGTTAACGGAACGACTTTCACCATTCAGCTGTCGAATCAACCAAATGAATAATTTTTAA